The Haloarchaeobius sp. HME9146 genome includes a region encoding these proteins:
- a CDS encoding 5-formyltetrahydrofolate cyclo-ligase has translation MDKQALREQVWDALEEQNQARFPFPPHGRIPNFKGCDEAAERVTETEEWQAATTIKANPDSPQKPLRRAALEAGKTVYMAVPRLRDEKPFLEIDPARIDDIDRAVTIAGSSELGVQVAPEEVPVIDLVVSGSVAVTPAGDRVGKGEGYSDMEFAVLRELGLVSDDTPVVTTVHDLQVVDEEIPVGEHDVPMDIIATPTETYRPDPRPKPTGLDWDLLDAERLDEIPVLARIQENCTQE, from the coding sequence ATGGACAAACAGGCCCTCCGCGAGCAGGTGTGGGACGCACTCGAGGAGCAGAACCAGGCCCGGTTCCCGTTCCCGCCCCACGGTCGCATCCCGAATTTCAAGGGCTGTGACGAGGCGGCCGAGCGCGTCACCGAAACCGAGGAGTGGCAGGCCGCCACGACGATCAAGGCGAACCCGGACTCGCCACAGAAGCCACTCCGGCGGGCCGCGCTCGAAGCCGGCAAGACGGTGTACATGGCGGTGCCGCGACTGCGCGACGAGAAGCCGTTCCTCGAAATCGACCCGGCACGAATCGACGACATCGACCGGGCGGTCACCATCGCTGGCTCGTCCGAACTCGGCGTGCAGGTCGCACCCGAGGAGGTGCCGGTCATCGACCTCGTCGTCTCCGGCAGCGTCGCGGTCACCCCTGCTGGGGACCGCGTCGGCAAGGGCGAGGGTTATTCTGACATGGAATTCGCGGTCCTGCGCGAACTCGGGCTGGTCTCCGACGACACGCCGGTCGTGACCACGGTCCACGACCTCCAGGTCGTCGACGAGGAGATTCCGGTCGGCGAGCACGACGTGCCGATGGATATCATCGCGACGCCGACCGAGACCTACCGGCCGGACCCGCGACCGAAGCCGACCGGTCTCGACTGGGACCTGCTCGACGCCGAGCGACTGGACGAGATTCCGGTACTCGCGCGGATACAGGAAAATTGCACGCAAGAATAA
- the hutH gene encoding histidine ammonia-lyase, producing MTVELDGQSLTPEDVVAVARHDEPVAIPDPARERVREARERVEHVVDAGEAVYGLNTGFGELVNERIPREKIETLQTNLIRSHSAGSGRECTREEVRAMLVTRVNALVKGYSGIREHVVDHLVTFLNEGVHPVVRSRGSLGASGDLAPLAHLALVLLGEGEADHDGERVSGAEALDAVGLEPVTLAPKEGLALINGTQLTVGKAALAVVDAEHIVRAADAAGALTTEVTMGTTASCDPAIHDVRPHEGQQASADNIRRLCADSGIVESHRNCDRVQDAYAIRCMPQVHGAVRDAIAHTRDAVETELNSATDNPLVFDAADVNSRASGTEKGAIISGGNFHGAPLAHRLDYLTAAMTDLAAICERRVDRMVNPNLQEPHLPPFLTAESGLRSGYMIAQYTAAALVNECRSLGRAATDNTPVSGGQEDHVSMSAQAAHHADTAVEHAATVVGVELLCAAQSLDFVDDDLEPAAGTQAVADAVREVVPTLDEDRVLAPELDRAATLARSGMLVEQVDAALSEPLQ from the coding sequence ATGACCGTCGAACTCGATGGGCAGTCGCTGACCCCCGAGGACGTTGTCGCGGTCGCTCGCCACGACGAGCCGGTCGCGATTCCGGACCCGGCACGCGAACGCGTCCGCGAAGCACGAGAGCGCGTCGAGCACGTCGTCGACGCCGGTGAGGCCGTCTACGGACTCAACACCGGCTTCGGCGAACTCGTCAACGAGCGCATTCCACGTGAGAAGATAGAGACGCTCCAGACCAACCTCATCCGGAGCCACTCGGCCGGCTCGGGCCGCGAGTGCACCCGTGAGGAGGTCCGGGCGATGCTGGTCACCCGCGTCAACGCCCTGGTGAAGGGGTATTCGGGCATCCGCGAACACGTCGTGGACCACCTCGTGACGTTCCTCAACGAGGGCGTCCACCCGGTCGTCCGCTCCCGTGGCAGCCTCGGCGCGAGTGGCGACCTGGCTCCCCTGGCCCACCTCGCGCTGGTCCTGCTCGGCGAGGGCGAAGCCGACCACGACGGCGAGCGCGTCTCCGGGGCCGAGGCGCTGGATGCAGTCGGCCTGGAACCGGTCACCCTCGCACCCAAGGAGGGCCTCGCGCTCATCAACGGGACCCAACTGACCGTCGGCAAAGCCGCACTCGCCGTGGTCGACGCAGAACACATCGTCCGGGCCGCCGACGCCGCCGGCGCCCTCACCACCGAGGTCACGATGGGGACCACCGCGAGCTGTGACCCGGCCATCCACGACGTGCGGCCCCACGAGGGCCAGCAGGCGAGCGCCGACAACATCCGGCGGCTATGTGCCGACTCTGGTATCGTCGAGTCCCACCGCAACTGCGACCGGGTGCAGGACGCCTACGCGATTCGCTGTATGCCGCAGGTCCACGGCGCGGTCCGCGACGCCATCGCGCACACCAGAGACGCCGTCGAGACCGAACTCAACAGCGCGACCGACAACCCGCTCGTGTTCGACGCCGCGGACGTGAACTCGCGTGCATCGGGGACCGAGAAGGGCGCGATTATCTCGGGTGGGAACTTCCACGGCGCGCCACTGGCCCACCGCCTTGACTACCTGACCGCGGCGATGACCGACCTCGCGGCCATCTGCGAGCGTCGGGTCGACCGGATGGTGAACCCGAACCTGCAGGAGCCACATCTCCCGCCGTTCCTCACCGCCGAGAGTGGCCTGCGCTCGGGCTACATGATCGCCCAGTACACCGCGGCGGCGCTGGTCAACGAATGCCGGTCCCTGGGTCGGGCCGCCACCGACAACACGCCGGTCTCCGGCGGGCAGGAGGACCACGTCAGCATGTCGGCCCAGGCCGCCCATCACGCCGACACCGCGGTCGAGCACGCTGCGACCGTCGTCGGCGTGGAGTTGCTCTGTGCCGCCCAGTCGCTCGACTTCGTCGACGACGACCTCGAACCGGCCGCCGGGACGCAGGCGGTGGCCGATGCGGTCCGAGAGGTCGTCCCGACGCTCGACGAGGACCGGGTGCTCGCCCCGGAATTAGACCGGGCCGCCACCCTCGCCAGAAGCGGGATGCTGGTCGAGCAGGTCGATGCGGCGCTGTCGGAACCGCTGCAGTGA
- a CDS encoding ArsR family transcriptional regulator, translating into MPLSDDPSTETAFEVLSSELRLSILDELARADADGEPVISFSALYDRVDADNTPSFSYHLSRLAPHFVSKTDEGYRLTTAGDRVVRAVRAGSYESNPEFEPTSVDGHCPNCGWNVLDAALDGLLVVISCPDCATSVVRFDLPPGQSDADGSDAILHACDRRVRHEYEMALDGICNSCGGAMALDIEQVEDDCGTYEMAISRCGTCDLQVFAPVKMRLLYHPAVLALYWRHGVDATEIPLWELLGHTDSWELTVTERDPFAAEVLVRLPDAEESLLVGLDATLDVEILDDSRGLSRDPAQAGTSSQLDD; encoded by the coding sequence ATGCCTCTAAGCGACGACCCGTCGACCGAGACCGCGTTCGAGGTCCTGAGCAGCGAGTTGCGGCTGTCCATCCTCGACGAACTCGCCAGGGCCGACGCCGACGGCGAGCCCGTCATCAGCTTCTCCGCTCTCTACGACCGCGTCGACGCCGACAACACGCCCAGTTTCTCCTATCACCTCTCGCGGCTCGCGCCCCACTTCGTCAGCAAGACCGATGAGGGCTACCGACTCACCACAGCGGGCGACCGGGTCGTCCGCGCGGTCAGGGCCGGTTCGTACGAGTCGAATCCCGAATTCGAGCCGACGAGCGTCGACGGCCACTGCCCGAACTGCGGCTGGAACGTCCTCGACGCTGCACTGGATGGATTGCTCGTCGTCATCTCCTGTCCCGACTGTGCCACCAGCGTCGTCAGGTTCGACCTGCCCCCGGGCCAGTCGGACGCTGACGGCTCGGACGCGATTCTCCACGCCTGCGACCGCCGAGTCCGACACGAGTACGAGATGGCACTCGACGGTATCTGCAACAGCTGCGGGGGTGCGATGGCGCTTGACATCGAACAGGTCGAAGACGACTGCGGCACCTACGAGATGGCCATCTCCCGGTGTGGGACCTGCGACCTGCAGGTGTTCGCGCCGGTCAAGATGCGGCTGCTGTACCACCCGGCCGTGCTCGCGCTCTACTGGCGTCACGGTGTCGACGCGACCGAGATTCCGCTGTGGGAGTTGCTGGGACACACCGATTCGTGGGAGCTGACCGTCACCGAGCGAGACCCGTTCGCGGCCGAGGTCCTGGTCCGACTCCCCGACGCCGAGGAGTCGTTGCTGGTTGGCCTCGACGCCACGCTGGACGTCGAGATTCTGGACGACTCGCGGGGACTATCTCGGGACCCGGCTCAGGCGGGCACATCGAGTCAACTCGATGACTAA